GTCGTTGGGCACGGCGAGCCCGTGCCAATGCACCGAGGTGGACTCCGGCAGGTTGTTGGTTACCTCCACCCGCAGGGTGTCGCCGGCGGTGATGTCGATCGCGGGGGAGCCGCCCTCCAGGGAATATCCCCAGGTCTTCGCCTCGATGCCGCCGATATCCAGGGAGATGGGCTCGGCGGAAAGCTGCTTCGCCGCCTTGGCGTCGGAAAGCGAACTCGTTGTAGGGGTGCTGCGCGAGCTGACGGGCGTGGTATCGGGCCTGCCGCAGGCGGCGAGCGCGGCCGAACCGCCCAGCGCGAGGCCTCCGAGGAGGAACTGCCGACGCGAGAGGGGCAATGCCATGGCTGGAATCCTTAGCGATCTATATACGGGTAGGGGGTATCTTCCCCCAGTTGTACCACCGCGGGAGAGCTACGCTCAACCAGCCTAGTATTTTCGCAAGTTTATATTTGGCCGTTCGAAAAACCGCGTGCGCGCGGTGTTCGCGATCGCCCGGTGCAGCGCGTCGATCTCCCCGGTGCCGCGCCCCAGCGAGCGCACGACGAGGCACCGCGGGGCGGGCCCGCCGTCGGCGCAGGTGAACTCCGCACCGGTGAGCGTCACTCCCACCTCGGCGGGGCACTTCTCCGCCAGCGCGAGGACCTCGTCCATGAAGGCCTCGTCGAGGCGCCGGTCGATGATGAGCAGCTGCCCGCAGTGGCTGTGGCCTTCGAGCACGCCGATGCCGGTCACGGACTCGGGCGGGCAGATGCGCAAGAAATCCACCAGCAGGGGCCGCCGCTCGCCCGACTCGTCGCACACCCACACCGAGCTGCGCAGGCGGATCTCCTCGTATTCGAAGGGCTCGCTCGTCGGCGACCAGCCGGGCGTGATCACCTCGCCCACAAGGAGGTGGGCGGTGGGGGAAAGCTCGAAGTCCCCCAGCTGCTCGTAGCACCCGTCGCGGTACACGATGAGCTGGTCGGGCAGGTATTCCATGACCCCGCGGTCGGCCACGCGCACGGACATCGTCTGGCATGCTGGCAGCCCGGTGGTGCGGTAGACCTTGGTCGCAGACTGGGTCGTCAGGAGGAGCTCGGCGCCCTCCTCGACCTCGACGGAAAGGTCGTAGACGTCGCCGCTGACGTAGCCGCCGCCGGGGTTGAGGATGAACACGGTGACCTGGCCCGAGTCCTCCAGATACAGCGGGCGCATCGTCGACAGCGCGCCGCGGTGGAACTGCGAGCGCGGCGTCGACCTTCCCGCCTCCACGCCGACGCGGAGGCGCAGCTCCCCGCGGGTGGTGAATTCCCTACGCAAGGTCGGAAAGGAGCACATCGCGGCGAAGCCACCCGAGCACTGCGTCGAGGCCCTCGTCGGTCTTGAGGTTGGTAAACGCGAAGGCGCGGTCCTTGCGGAAGACCTTGGAGTCGGCCTCCATGACCGACAGATCCGCGCCAACGTACGGCGCGAGGTCGGTCTTGTTGATGACGAAGAGGTCGGACTTGATCATGCCCTGGCCGGCCTTGCGCGGGATCTTCTCACCCTGGGCCACGTCGATGACGTAGATGGAGACGTCGACCAGCTCGGGGCTGAACGTGGCGGACAGGTTGTCGCCGCCGGACTCGACGAAGATCATGTCTAGGTCAGGGAAAGACCGCTTGAGCTGGGCGATCGCGTCCTCGTTCATGGAGGTGTCCTCGCGGATGGCGGTGTGCGGGCAGCCACCGGTCTCGATGCCGACGATGCGCTCGACCGGCAGCACGGAATTGCGCGCAAGGATCTTCGCGTCCTCGATGGTGTAGATGTCGTTGGTGATGGCGGCCATCGAAAACTCGCCGTCGAGGGCGCGGGTGATGCGCTCGATGAGCTGGGTCTTTCCCGCCCCGACGGGCCCTCCGATGCCGATGATGACTGGTTCTTTCGCGTTGGTCATGGGTTCTCCTAACTCATAAATAGCCTGGCCCGCTGCTGGGCGTGCTGCATCTGGGCGATTTCGAGGCCGGGCACCGCAGCGCCCAGGTCGTCGATGCCGCGCCCTCGCGAGGCCTCGGTGGCGTCGGCGATCCAGGCCTGCGCCCGCCGCTGGATCCGTTGCCCGGCGTCCTGCCCGAGGGGGATGGCGCGCACCGCGTTCTGCGTCAGCGCGATCGCCGTCGCGTACAGGTGGTACGACACCGCCGCGTCGGAATCCAGCCCCAGCTCGCGCGCGGTGATTCCCCAGACGATCGCGGGGTGGCTTTTCAGGCATTGCTTGTCGACGCCTTGCCGGTAGCGCACGAGCCACGAGGCGCCCTCGGGCTCGGGGGCGTAGTTGCTGGCGGCGATGGTGAGCAGGCGCTTGCCCATGGCCGCGTTCGCCTTCTTGGCCTCCGCCGGGATGGTCAGCGCGTCGAGCAGGCGGTCGAGCTGGCGCACCTCATCAAAGGACTCCGCCGCCCACGCGAGCCGGACGGTCACCGCGTCGGTGAAGGCGAGCTGGTGGCGGACGAAGGACTCCAGCCACGCCGCAAAGGTGTCGGGGGAGTCGATGGCGCCGCGCTCCATGTAGGTCTCGAACCCCATCGAGTGCGCGAAGGCGCCGGTGGGTGCGGCGGAGTCGAGCAGTTGCATGGCCGCCAGGTGCGGCAGCGGTGGGGCGGGCATCAGTGCGTGTGCTCCACGTGGCGGAAGGGCTCGGGCGTGACCTTCGACTCGCGCGAGTAGGCGACGCCGTGGTGGGCGAGGAAGTCCTCCACCGTGTGGTCGTACTGCACGACCATGCAGTCGGCGCCTTCGGGGTCGAAGCCGGAGTCGGCGGCGTAGAACTGCGCGGGCAGGTGCCGGTTGCCGAGGCTGTGGGCCACGAACCCCATCTCCTTCAGCGTCGTCGGGCGGATGATGAGCACGTCGGTCGGGTTGACGCGCACGACGATGGCGTTGTGATCGTCGAGGTAGAGGATGTCGCCATCTGCTAGGGGCGCCGCGCCCGCGGGAAGGCGCACGCCGACCTCGGTGCCGTGGTCGGTCGTCGCGCGCAGGATGCGCTTGCGCAGCTCGTGGTCGTCGAGGAGCAGCCGCTCGATGTGGTGGTCGGCGAGCAGCTTCTCGCCTGCGGGGGTGGACTCGTTTCCGAGGACGTCGGTGAAAATCATGGGGTCTTTCCTGCTAGAAGAGGTGGTAAAGGCGTCCGAGCGGCACGGTCTGCGCGGGCTCGCAGGAGATGGCCTCGCCGTCCACCTTCACCTCGTAGGTCTGGGGATCGACGTCGATGGTGGGTAGGGCGTCGTTGAGCACCATGTCCTTCTTGCCCAGGGACCGGATCCCGTGGCAGGCGGCGACCTTTTTCTTCAGCCCCAGCTCGTCGGCGAGCCCCGCGTCGGCCGCGGCCTGGCTGAGGAAGGTGATGGAGGTCTGCGACACCGCGCTGCCGAGCGCGCCCCACGAGGCGCGGTAGGTCTGCGGCTGCGGAGTGGGGATGGAGGCGTTGGGGTCGCCCATCGCGACCGAGACCGCGAAGCCTCCCTTGAACACGACCTCGGGGCGCACGGCGAAGAAGCGTGGGTCCCACAAGACGAGGTCGGCGAACTTGCCCACCTCGACGGAGCCCACGACGTCGGAGATGCCGTGGGCGATCGCCGGGTTGATGGTGTACTTGGCCACGTAGCGCTTGGCGCGGAAGTTGTCGCCGAAGATGTCCTCGTCCTCCGGCAGGGTGCCGCGCTGCTTCTTCATGGAATCGGCGACCTGCCAGGTGCGCAGGATGACCTCGCCGACGCGCCCCATGGCCTGGGAGTCGGAGGAGGTGATAGAGAAGACGCCCATGTCGTGGAGGACGTCCTCGGCGGCGATGGTCTCCGGGCGGATGCGGGAGTCGGCGAAGGCCACGTCCTCGGGGATCGAGGGGTTGAGGTGGTGGCAGACCATCAGCATGTCGAGGTGCTCCTCGGCGGTGTTGACGGTGAACGGCAGGGTCGGGTTCGTCGAGGCCGGGAGGATGTTCGGCTCGCCGGCGAGCCGGATGATGTCCGGGGCGTGCCCACCGCCGGCGCCCTCGGTGTGGAAGGTGTGGATGACGCGCCCGGCGATCGCGGCCCGGGTGTCCTCCAGGAAGCCCGCCTCGTTGAGGGTGTCGGTGTGGATGGCGACCTGGACGTCGTACTCGTCGGCGACCTTCAGAGCGGTGTCGATCGTGTTGGGCGTGGCGCCCCAGTCCTCGTGGATCTTCAGCCCGATGGCGCCCGCGGTGATCTGCTCGGCCATGAGCGCGACATCGTTGCCGTGGCCCTTGCCCAGGAACCCGAAGTTCATCGGGAAGTTCTCCACCGAGCGCAGCATCATGTGCAGGTTCCAGGCGCCCGGGGTGATCGTGGTCGCCTTGGTCGACTCGGACGGGCCGGTCCCACCGCCGATCATCGTCGTGATGCCGGAGACCAGCGCGGTGTGGACCTGGTCGGGGGAGATGAAGTGGATGTGGGTGTCGATGCCGCCCGCGGTGAGGATCTTGCCCTCGCCCGCGAAGACGTCGGTGGCCACGCCGATGGGGATGGTCACCCCGTCCATGATGTCGGGGTTGCCCGCCTTGCCGATGGCGGAGATCTTGCCGTCGGTGATGGCCACGTCGGCCTTGATGATGCCGCTCGCGTCGAGGATGACCACGTTCGTGATCACCACGTCGGGGACGTTATCGCGCAGGTGCCCGTTTTGACCCATGCCGTCGCGGATCACCTTGCCGCCGCCGAAGACGGCCTCCTCGCCGGGGGTGGTGAGGTCTTTCTCGACGGTGATGAACAGCTCGGTGTCGCCGAGCCGGACCGAGTCGCCCGCAGTGGGGCCGTAGAGGGAGGCGTACTCCTCGCGGGAAAGTTCAAAGGACATTAGTTCGCTCCTAGGGGGCCGTTCGTCAGGCCGCGGAAGCCGTGGACCTGGCGTGCGCCGGCGTAATTGATGAGGCTGACCGTCTTGTGGTCGCCGGGCTCGAAGCGGACGGCGGTGCCGGCGGGGATGTCGAGGCGCTTGCCGAAGGCCGCGTCGCGATCAAAGTCGAGCGCGGGGTTCGCCTCCGCGAAGTGGTAGTGGGAGCCGACCTGAACCGGGCGGTCGCCGGTGTTGGTGACCGTCAGCTCGGTGCGCTCGCGCCCCTTGTTGCATAGGATCGGCGAGGAGCCGAGGTGGAGTTCTCCGGGAATCATGGGATGTCCACAAGCCTTTCTTGTCGCTCTTAGCGGATGGGGGTGTGGACGGTGACGAGCTTCGTCCCGTCGGGGAAGGTGGCCTCCACCTGCACCTGGGAGACGAGCTCGGGCACGCCGTCGAGGACGTCCTCGCGGCCTAGGATGGTGGTCCCGAAGTCCATGAGCTCGGGAACGGTCTTGCCGTCGCGGGCGCCCTCGAGCAGCTCGTAGGAGATGATCGCCACGGCCTCGGGGTAGTTGAGTTTGAGCCCGCGGGCCTGGCGCCTCCGCGCAAGGTCGTTGGCCACGACAAGCATGAGTTTTTCTTGTTCGCGCGGTAGTAGATGCATCGCCCGTCCCTCAGGATTATTTCTATTGGTCAATCGTTATTGTAGACCATGAGGGCGGAAGCGGTACGCGTCGATAAGCGAAATGCTAATGATTCTGGGCGCGCGCCCAGTCCAACAGCTGGGAAATCTCCTGCTTGGCAAGGGGCGTGAGCGCGCGATTGTCCCTCAGCATCTGCTGCGCGCGCAGCTCGATGAACTGCAGGTACTCCGGGTTCTTGTCCTTAGGGTAGAGGTTCTTGGAGGCGCGCATCTGGTTCATGTCGGTCATGACCTGGCGGAGGATCATGTGGCGGCCCCACATGAGGATGATCGCGCAGATGAGAACCACGATCGAGGCGATGGGGGTCCAGAAGTAGACGGCTCCGGCCAGCACCATGAGCGCGGTGACGGCGACGCCCACGGAGTAGACGTAGTCGTTGCGCTCCTTGGAGATGGTCTCGCGGCCGACGGCGACGAAGGAGTCCTTGAAGCTGGGGGTGCTCATTGCGCGAGAACCTTTCGGATGAATTCGGCGGCGGTGGGCGTGACCTGCTCGGTCAGCTCCTGGACCTCGGCAGGCGAATAGGGGAAGGACACGCTGTGGTCGGCCCAGTTGTGCATGTCCATGTCGTTCCACGAGTCGCCGAGCGAGTAAGTCTCGAAGTGGATGTGCTGCGAGTGATCGAGGCGGGGGACCAGCCACTCCAGCCCGGTGGCCTTGGTGCAGTTCGGCGGCACGATGTCGAGGAAGTTCTGGTTCCTGTGGCAGTCGAGGATCTCGCCGTACTCGCTCAGGATCTGCTGGTGGAGGGCGTCGATGGCCTCGTCGGTGTCGTCGAGCCACAGCGGGATGCCCACGAAGGTGTGCTCGGGGATCTCCGCGATGGTCAGGGGAGCGAAGGTCTGGAGGATGCTCGTGCTCTTCGACGCGTTGATGGTGCTGGAGATGCGCACGTCCGGAGTATCCAGCGTGGTGGCGAACACGGCGAGGTTGTCCATGCCCTGCAGCTTCGTGGCGATCTCGGTGACCACCTCGTTGGGCAGGGTGTGGCTGGTGAGCACCTCGTAGTCCTTGTTGGTGACCACCGCGCCCGTGTAGAGCACGTAGTAGTCGAACTCGAGGTCCGTGTTGCGCAGCGCGTGCTTGGTGGCCGCGATGGACTTGCCGGTGTTGCACACGGCGAGGTTGCCCGCGGCCTGCCACTCGTGGAGCGCGGCGATGCCGTCGGGATCGACTTGGCGCTCGAAGACGATGGTTCCGTCGAGGTCGACGCTGATGAGCTTGCCGGACATGCGCTTGATCCTTTGTTCGGTTGGTGCGGAAAGTCTGTTGCGGGCGCCGCCTCTTCGCGGGGGACGGCGCCTGCAGAGGGTGCGGGGCGCCCGGGACTGGTCCGGGCACGCGAGCACGATTTATGGGCCTATGGGGCCAAGATACCTGCCCAGTAGCCGAGGATGCCGATGACGAACATCCCGAAGATGATCCAGATGGCGTTGACCTTCTTGCGCAGCAGCCACATGCACAGGAACGTCAGAAGCAGCGCGGCCATGCCGGGTAGCAGGGTGTCCAGCATGTCCTGGACGGTGGTGACCACTTCCTTGCCGTCCTGGTCGGTGTAGGAGGACAGCACGGCGGGGAAGTTGATCGAGGTCCACTTGGACACGAGCGAGCCCATGACGAACAGGCCCATGATGGAGGCGATCTGCGTCAGGCGCTGCAAGGTGCTGCCGCCCACCTCCGAGACGATCTCCATGCCCTTCTCGTAGCCGAACTTGAAGCCGTACCAGCGGGTGAGGATGCGGATGATCGTCAGCCCGAAGAAGAAGATGATCGGGCCCAGGATATTGCCCTTGAGCGCGAGCGAGGCGCCGAGGGCGGCGAGCACCGGGCGGGCGGTGCCCCAGAACAGCGGGTCGCCGACGCCCGCGAGCGGAGCCATGAGGCCGACCTTGACGTTGGTGATGTCGGCGTCCGAGATGTCCTCGCCGGAGGCCTTCTGGCGCTCCATTGCGGCGGTGACGCCGAAGATGGACGATGAGATCCACGGGTGGGTGTTGTAGAACTCCAGGTGGCGGGCCAGCGCCGCGGCCTGGTCCTCCTTCTTGGAGTAGAACCGCCGGATGGCGGGCATGAGGGTGACGCACACGCCGATGGCCTGCATGCGCTCGAAGTTGAAGGAGCCGAGCATGAAGGTGGAGCGCAGGTAGGTGGCGAACATGTCGCGCCGGGTGAGGCCGGGGGCCTTTGCTGCCGGGGCCGCCGGGTTGGCTGGTGCCGCCGGGGCCGCAGCAGAGCGTGCGGACGAATCGTTGGGAGCAGTCATGATGTCACTTTCCTTCACTCGAGCTCGTTGTCGTAGTTGGGTCCCACCTTGGCGAGCGCCGCGGGGGCCTGGATGCTGTCGTGGAAGCGGGGGTTGAGCTGGACGTAGATGACGGCCAGGCAGGCGCCGATGATGCCGAGGCCGACCAGGTTGAAGTCGGAGACGAAGGTGGCCAGCACGAAGCCGAGGAAGAAGAACGGCATGAGGGCGCGGGCGTTCATCATGTTGATGACCATCGCGTAACCGACGACGACGATGAAGCCACCGGCGACCTGGAGGCCGGAGGAGACGACGTCCGGGATGGCGTTGAGCCAGGATTCGACCAGGTCGGTGCCGGCCGCTGCCGCGACTACGGCGGTCGGGATGGCCACGCGCAGGCCCTGGAGAAGCAGGGCGCTAAAGTGCATGACCTCGATGCCTCGGAAGTTGGCGTCCTTGGCGAATCTGTCCGCCTGATGCTGGAAGAACACGGCTATTGTTCTCACGAAGATCGTGAGCACCTGGCCCGCGGCGGCCAGCGGGATCGCGATGGCGGTACCGGTGTTGATCGGCTGGTGGCCGACGATGACCACCACGGCGGCGACGGTTGAGGCGAGCGCCGCGTCCGGGGCCATCGCCGCGCCGACGTTCATCCAGCCGAGCGCGATGAGCTCGAGGGTGCCGCCGAGGATGACGCCGGTCTTCCAGTCGCCGAGCGC
This is a stretch of genomic DNA from Corynebacterium vitaeruminis DSM 20294. It encodes these proteins:
- a CDS encoding PTS system mannose/fructose/sorbose family transporter subunit IID, producing the protein MTAPNDSSARSAAAPAAPANPAAPAAKAPGLTRRDMFATYLRSTFMLGSFNFERMQAIGVCVTLMPAIRRFYSKKEDQAAALARHLEFYNTHPWISSSIFGVTAAMERQKASGEDISDADITNVKVGLMAPLAGVGDPLFWGTARPVLAALGASLALKGNILGPIIFFFGLTIIRILTRWYGFKFGYEKGMEIVSEVGGSTLQRLTQIASIMGLFVMGSLVSKWTSINFPAVLSSYTDQDGKEVVTTVQDMLDTLLPGMAALLLTFLCMWLLRKKVNAIWIIFGMFVIGILGYWAGILAP
- a CDS encoding PTS mannose/fructose/sorbose transporter subunit IIC, with translation MSIIQLILVVLIALVAGMASVLDERQFHRPIVACTLMGIALGDWKTGVILGGTLELIALGWMNVGAAMAPDAALASTVAAVVVIVGHQPINTGTAIAIPLAAAGQVLTIFVRTIAVFFQHQADRFAKDANFRGIEVMHFSALLLQGLRVAIPTAVVAAAAGTDLVESWLNAIPDVVSSGLQVAGGFIVVVGYAMVINMMNARALMPFFFLGFVLATFVSDFNLVGLGIIGACLAVIYVQLNPRFHDSIQAPAALAKVGPNYDNELE
- a CDS encoding urease accessory protein UreD, with protein sequence MRREFTTRGELRLRVGVEAGRSTPRSQFHRGALSTMRPLYLEDSGQVTVFILNPGGGYVSGDVYDLSVEVEEGAELLLTTQSATKVYRTTGLPACQTMSVRVADRGVMEYLPDQLIVYRDGCYEQLGDFELSPTAHLLVGEVITPGWSPTSEPFEYEEIRLRSSVWVCDESGERRPLLVDFLRICPPESVTGIGVLEGHSHCGQLLIIDRRLDEAFMDEVLALAEKCPAEVGVTLTGAEFTCADGGPAPRCLVVRSLGRGTGEIDALHRAIANTARTRFFERPNINLRKY
- the ureC gene encoding urease subunit alpha, producing the protein MSFELSREEYASLYGPTAGDSVRLGDTELFITVEKDLTTPGEEAVFGGGKVIRDGMGQNGHLRDNVPDVVITNVVILDASGIIKADVAITDGKISAIGKAGNPDIMDGVTIPIGVATDVFAGEGKILTAGGIDTHIHFISPDQVHTALVSGITTMIGGGTGPSESTKATTITPGAWNLHMMLRSVENFPMNFGFLGKGHGNDVALMAEQITAGAIGLKIHEDWGATPNTIDTALKVADEYDVQVAIHTDTLNEAGFLEDTRAAIAGRVIHTFHTEGAGGGHAPDIIRLAGEPNILPASTNPTLPFTVNTAEEHLDMLMVCHHLNPSIPEDVAFADSRIRPETIAAEDVLHDMGVFSITSSDSQAMGRVGEVILRTWQVADSMKKQRGTLPEDEDIFGDNFRAKRYVAKYTINPAIAHGISDVVGSVEVGKFADLVLWDPRFFAVRPEVVFKGGFAVSVAMGDPNASIPTPQPQTYRASWGALGSAVSQTSITFLSQAAADAGLADELGLKKKVAACHGIRSLGKKDMVLNDALPTIDVDPQTYEVKVDGEAISCEPAQTVPLGRLYHLF
- the ureE gene encoding urease accessory protein UreE produces the protein MIFTDVLGNESTPAGEKLLADHHIERLLLDDHELRKRILRATTDHGTEVGVRLPAGAAPLADGDILYLDDHNAIVVRVNPTDVLIIRPTTLKEMGFVAHSLGNRHLPAQFYAADSGFDPEGADCMVVQYDHTVEDFLAHHGVAYSRESKVTPEPFRHVEHTH
- a CDS encoding urease subunit gamma, giving the protein MHLLPREQEKLMLVVANDLARRRQARGLKLNYPEAVAIISYELLEGARDGKTVPELMDFGTTILGREDVLDGVPELVSQVQVEATFPDGTKLVTVHTPIR
- a CDS encoding urease accessory protein UreF, translating into MPAPPLPHLAAMQLLDSAAPTGAFAHSMGFETYMERGAIDSPDTFAAWLESFVRHQLAFTDAVTVRLAWAAESFDEVRQLDRLLDALTIPAEAKKANAAMGKRLLTIAASNYAPEPEGASWLVRYRQGVDKQCLKSHPAIVWGITARELGLDSDAAVSYHLYATAIALTQNAVRAIPLGQDAGQRIQRRAQAWIADATEASRGRGIDDLGAAVPGLEIAQMQHAQQRARLFMS
- a CDS encoding HAD family hydrolase: MSGKLISVDLDGTIVFERQVDPDGIAALHEWQAAGNLAVCNTGKSIAATKHALRNTDLEFDYYVLYTGAVVTNKDYEVLTSHTLPNEVVTEIATKLQGMDNLAVFATTLDTPDVRISSTINASKSTSILQTFAPLTIAEIPEHTFVGIPLWLDDTDEAIDALHQQILSEYGEILDCHRNQNFLDIVPPNCTKATGLEWLVPRLDHSQHIHFETYSLGDSWNDMDMHNWADHSVSFPYSPAEVQELTEQVTPTAAEFIRKVLAQ
- the ureG gene encoding urease accessory protein UreG, translated to MTNAKEPVIIGIGGPVGAGKTQLIERITRALDGEFSMAAITNDIYTIEDAKILARNSVLPVERIVGIETGGCPHTAIREDTSMNEDAIAQLKRSFPDLDMIFVESGGDNLSATFSPELVDVSIYVIDVAQGEKIPRKAGQGMIKSDLFVINKTDLAPYVGADLSVMEADSKVFRKDRAFAFTNLKTDEGLDAVLGWLRRDVLLSDLA
- a CDS encoding urease subunit beta produces the protein MIPGELHLGSSPILCNKGRERTELTVTNTGDRPVQVGSHYHFAEANPALDFDRDAAFGKRLDIPAGTAVRFEPGDHKTVSLINYAGARQVHGFRGLTNGPLGAN